In a genomic window of Aeromicrobium panaciterrae:
- a CDS encoding histidine phosphatase family protein: MTERTIVHLMRHGEVHNPEGVLYGRLPEYYLSDLGHQMAAAAAEWLSKNEIVHLVASPLERAQQTAEPLAKILDVPIHTDPRVIEAGNQFEGKTFGVGDGALKRPQNWWKLRNPLRPSWGEPYKEIAARMKAAVDDAREAARGHEAVIVSHQLPVWTARRAYEKKSFVHDPRNRECSLASLTSLTFDGDEFVGLTYAEPAGHLIPEALRKKFVGGA, from the coding sequence ATGACCGAACGCACGATCGTGCACCTGATGCGCCACGGCGAGGTTCACAACCCCGAAGGCGTGCTCTACGGCCGCCTTCCCGAGTACTACCTCTCAGACCTCGGCCATCAGATGGCTGCTGCGGCTGCCGAGTGGTTGTCGAAGAACGAGATCGTGCACCTGGTTGCCTCTCCGCTCGAGCGCGCGCAGCAGACGGCAGAGCCCCTGGCGAAGATCCTCGACGTGCCGATCCACACCGATCCTCGCGTCATCGAGGCAGGCAACCAGTTCGAGGGCAAGACGTTCGGCGTGGGCGATGGTGCGCTTAAGCGCCCGCAGAACTGGTGGAAGCTGCGCAACCCGCTCCGTCCATCGTGGGGAGAGCCCTACAAGGAGATCGCAGCCCGTATGAAGGCTGCCGTTGACGACGCTCGCGAAGCCGCTCGCGGCCATGAAGCCGTGATCGTGTCGCACCAGCTGCCCGTCTGGACGGCCCGCCGCGCGTACGAGAAGAAGAGCTTCGTCCACGATCCGCGCAACCGTGAGTGCTCGCTCGCGAGCCTCACCAGCCTGACCTTCGATGGCGACGAGTTCGTCGGACTGACCTACGCAGAGCCGGCCGGACACCTGATCCCCGAGGCGCTGCGCAAGAAGTTCGTCGGCGGCGCGTGA
- a CDS encoding PLDc N-terminal domain-containing protein: MGKALIVAIGITLFVYALFDLIATPPDRVRFLPKPLWFLILLLAPVGPLLWLFFGRLKPAAPPKPSSGGGWTPPPGPKGPDDDPDYLRGL, translated from the coding sequence ATGGGCAAGGCACTGATCGTCGCAATCGGCATCACGCTGTTCGTCTATGCCCTGTTCGACCTGATCGCGACGCCCCCGGACCGCGTACGGTTTCTGCCCAAGCCGCTGTGGTTCCTGATCCTGCTGCTTGCGCCGGTCGGCCCGCTCCTGTGGCTGTTCTTCGGTCGGCTGAAGCCTGCCGCTCCGCCCAAGCCAAGCAGCGGTGGCGGTTGGACTCCCCCGCCGGGCCCCAAGGGACCAGACGACGATCCGGACTACCTGCGCGGCCTCTGA
- a CDS encoding o-succinylbenzoate synthase, protein MQFRTYSIAMPTPFRGITRREGMVVEGAAGWAEFSPFLDYNPVESAPWLAAAIDSAERGWPASLRDHVAVNCTVPAVDPDEAARIVRASGCGTAKIKVAEKGQTLADDIARIEAVRDALGPRGKVRVDANGGWSVDEAVIAIAALESSANGLEYVEQPCASVEDLAAVRRRVDVLIAADESIRRAADPMRVVALEAADIAVLKVAPLGGVHACLQIAEQIGLPVVVSSAVETSIGLAAGLALAAALPELPYACGLATTSLLDGDVVASPLVPVDGYLPVGRQVFDEVAYDTVAADAETDARWQQRLQDVKAVLA, encoded by the coding sequence GTGCAGTTCCGGACCTACTCGATCGCAATGCCGACGCCCTTTCGCGGCATCACGCGGCGCGAAGGCATGGTGGTCGAAGGTGCTGCGGGCTGGGCTGAGTTCAGCCCGTTCCTCGACTACAACCCTGTCGAGTCCGCGCCGTGGCTCGCCGCCGCAATCGACTCAGCTGAGCGGGGATGGCCGGCATCGCTGCGCGATCACGTCGCGGTGAACTGCACAGTCCCTGCCGTCGACCCAGACGAGGCCGCGCGCATCGTTCGGGCCAGCGGATGCGGCACTGCCAAGATCAAGGTCGCTGAGAAGGGGCAAACTCTCGCCGACGACATCGCCCGGATCGAGGCCGTACGAGATGCGCTCGGCCCTCGAGGAAAGGTGCGAGTTGATGCCAACGGTGGCTGGTCGGTCGACGAAGCCGTGATCGCGATCGCCGCGCTCGAAAGCAGCGCTAACGGTCTCGAGTACGTCGAGCAGCCGTGTGCCAGCGTTGAAGATCTCGCCGCCGTACGCCGCAGAGTCGACGTACTGATCGCCGCCGACGAGTCGATTCGCCGCGCCGCGGACCCGATGCGGGTCGTCGCGCTTGAGGCCGCCGACATCGCGGTCCTCAAGGTTGCGCCTCTGGGCGGCGTACACGCCTGTCTTCAGATCGCCGAGCAGATCGGTCTACCCGTCGTCGTGTCCAGCGCCGTCGAGACGTCGATTGGCTTGGCCGCGGGCCTGGCCCTCGCGGCGGCGCTTCCCGAGCTCCCGTATGCCTGTGGTCTCGCCACCACCTCGTTGCTGGATGGTGATGTCGTCGCGTCACCGCTCGTACCGGTCGATGGGTACCTTCCGGTTGGCCGCCAAGTCTTCGACGAGGTCGCATATGACACCGTTGCAGCAGATGCCGAGACTGATGCCCGTTGGCAACAGCGACTCCAAGACGTGAAGGCGGTGCTGGCATGA
- the ccsB gene encoding c-type cytochrome biogenesis protein CcsB — translation MTVAQLAQFSNYAIASATGVLALAFVAYVAQWSFARGVVPDRELVSAGSAGAADADQPGAERSSMAGGIGFSLTALAAVILFAGVLTRGLAAERVPWGNMYEFGCAAILVALTSYIVLVRVWSIDWVGPIITGFGTVVLGLSMLVYVPAGPLVPALHSYWLVIHVLGAMIAGSSFLVGAAASVLYLIKARAERNTPEDERSGFLWSIPDSARIDQIAYRVHAFAFPIWTFAALIAGPIWAQYSWGRYWGWDPKEVWAFITWVVYAGYLHARATAGWKGKSAAIVALIGFGCFIFNFVGINLFVAGLHSYAK, via the coding sequence ATGACCGTGGCGCAGCTCGCCCAGTTCTCGAACTACGCGATCGCCTCAGCGACCGGTGTTTTGGCGCTCGCCTTCGTTGCGTATGTCGCGCAGTGGAGCTTTGCTCGTGGGGTCGTACCTGACCGTGAGCTCGTCTCTGCCGGCTCTGCAGGCGCGGCTGACGCAGATCAGCCGGGCGCTGAACGCAGCAGCATGGCCGGCGGCATCGGGTTCTCGCTCACCGCTTTGGCCGCAGTCATCTTGTTCGCTGGAGTGCTCACCCGAGGTCTCGCCGCCGAGCGCGTGCCGTGGGGCAACATGTACGAATTCGGTTGCGCCGCAATTCTCGTCGCGCTGACCTCATACATCGTGCTGGTCCGCGTGTGGTCGATCGACTGGGTCGGACCAATCATCACCGGCTTCGGCACCGTCGTTCTTGGCCTGTCGATGCTCGTGTACGTACCGGCCGGACCTCTCGTCCCCGCGCTGCACTCGTACTGGCTCGTCATCCACGTCCTCGGCGCCATGATTGCCGGATCGTCGTTCCTGGTCGGCGCAGCCGCATCGGTGCTCTATCTGATCAAGGCACGCGCCGAACGCAATACTCCGGAGGACGAGCGGAGCGGCTTCCTGTGGAGCATCCCTGATTCCGCGCGTATCGATCAGATCGCATACCGGGTTCATGCCTTCGCGTTCCCGATCTGGACGTTCGCTGCGTTGATCGCCGGACCGATCTGGGCGCAGTACTCGTGGGGCCGCTACTGGGGCTGGGACCCGAAGGAGGTCTGGGCGTTCATCACCTGGGTCGTCTACGCCGGTTACCTGCACGCCCGCGCCACGGCTGGATGGAAGGGCAAGTCCGCCGCGATCGTCGCCCTGATCGGGTTCGGCTGCTTCATCTTCAACTTCGTAGGCATCAACCTGTTCGTCGCAGGTCTCCACTCGTACGCCAAGTAA
- a CDS encoding 1,4-dihydroxy-2-naphthoate polyprenyltransferase: protein MTTPTRTQLWIAGARPRTLPAAIAPVVAGTGVAAFADSVVWWKALLALGVSLALQIGVNYANDYSDGIKGTDDNRVGPLRLVGSGLVPAKQVKVAALAFLALGGALGFALAATSSWWMLLVGAAAILAAWTYTGGPSPYGYRALGEVSVFVFFGLVAVLGTAYVQIERITWLSVAVGVGVGALACAILVANNLRDIPTDTESGKRTLAVLLGDKNTRRFFVLLLLVALGCLVWASAFTSWALLGLVFVPLAVRARQVVSSGAQGIALIPVLRDTGLAELVYAGGLALGLALGA from the coding sequence GTGACCACGCCGACCCGCACCCAGCTCTGGATCGCGGGCGCGCGCCCCCGCACCCTGCCCGCCGCCATCGCTCCAGTCGTCGCCGGTACCGGCGTTGCCGCCTTCGCCGACTCGGTCGTGTGGTGGAAAGCGCTGCTCGCGCTCGGCGTATCGCTGGCACTGCAGATCGGCGTCAACTACGCCAATGACTACTCCGACGGCATCAAGGGCACCGACGACAATCGCGTCGGCCCGCTGCGTCTCGTGGGCTCCGGGCTCGTACCCGCCAAGCAGGTCAAGGTCGCCGCGCTCGCCTTCCTCGCCCTCGGCGGTGCGCTTGGTTTCGCCCTCGCAGCCACCAGCTCGTGGTGGATGCTGCTCGTCGGCGCTGCCGCGATCCTCGCGGCATGGACCTACACCGGCGGACCTTCGCCGTACGGCTATCGCGCACTCGGCGAGGTCAGCGTCTTCGTGTTCTTCGGCCTCGTCGCAGTGCTCGGCACTGCGTACGTACAGATCGAGCGCATCACTTGGCTCTCCGTCGCAGTCGGCGTCGGTGTCGGCGCGCTCGCTTGCGCCATCCTGGTCGCCAACAACCTGCGCGACATCCCGACCGACACTGAGTCGGGCAAGCGCACCCTGGCCGTTCTGCTCGGCGACAAGAACACCCGCCGCTTCTTCGTTCTGCTGTTGCTCGTCGCACTCGGCTGCCTCGTCTGGGCATCAGCGTTCACGAGCTGGGCTCTGCTCGGACTCGTGTTCGTACCGCTCGCCGTTCGCGCCCGTCAGGTGGTCTCTTCGGGAGCGCAGGGCATTGCGCTCATCCCCGTGCTCCGCGACACCGGCCTTGCCGAGCTCGTGTACGCCGGCGGTCTCGCGCTCGGCCTCGCGCTCGGCGCCTAG
- a CDS encoding cytochrome c biogenesis protein ResB, translating to MSSDGQNAVPALGSREFTRWFWRQLTSMRTALFLLLLLAIAAVPGSLVPQRGVDARATEAYLIDHPKLGPILDNLGFFSVYTSPWFSAVYLLLLVSLVGCILPRSFVYLRALRARPPKAPKNFSRLPASASFETEASIDEVAAAARKVLRRARVDVVSEKDFVELSAEKGFLREAGNLVFHISVVVVLVGVAVGTLFGYRGSSIVTEGDGFSNVLTQYDEFGSGSLFNTDDLPPFSLHLDQFTAKFQPLGSAQAGAPRLFRAEGTYGSKPGEAEKPFDITVNHPLSIDGTSVYLVGQGYAPVIKVTDAKGDVVFEDAVPFLPTDPSYTSNGVVKVPGAEPEELGFQGFFLPTAISGEDGISISAFPGAANPLLGLFVWHGDLGLDDGLPQSVYVLDKTKMKQYLGPNGKGFRISLSQGQEADLPGGGTIQFVELRQFVRFQFSSSPLVKVPLFGIVAGLLGLMISLSVKPRRTWIRARREGSRTVVDVAALDRVPRDDLPADLDEFLTRFRHALTEEKS from the coding sequence ATGAGTAGCGACGGACAGAACGCAGTCCCGGCGCTGGGCAGCCGCGAGTTCACCAGGTGGTTCTGGCGTCAGCTGACGTCGATGCGTACGGCGCTGTTCTTGTTGCTTCTCCTCGCGATCGCGGCGGTCCCCGGATCGCTGGTGCCTCAGCGAGGCGTCGACGCACGGGCGACCGAGGCGTACCTGATCGATCACCCCAAGCTCGGTCCGATCCTCGACAATCTCGGCTTCTTCAGCGTCTACACGTCGCCGTGGTTCAGCGCGGTGTACCTGCTGCTGCTCGTCTCTCTGGTCGGCTGCATCCTGCCGCGATCGTTCGTCTACCTCCGTGCCTTGCGCGCCAGGCCACCCAAGGCGCCCAAGAACTTCAGTCGGCTCCCGGCGTCGGCGTCCTTCGAGACGGAGGCTTCGATCGACGAGGTCGCGGCTGCGGCCCGCAAGGTGCTGCGTCGGGCGCGAGTCGATGTCGTCAGCGAGAAGGATTTCGTCGAGCTCAGCGCCGAGAAGGGCTTCCTCCGCGAAGCCGGCAACCTGGTCTTCCACATCAGCGTGGTTGTGGTGCTCGTCGGCGTGGCCGTGGGCACGCTGTTCGGCTATCGCGGATCGTCGATCGTGACCGAGGGTGACGGCTTCTCGAACGTCCTCACCCAGTACGACGAGTTCGGCTCCGGATCGCTCTTCAACACCGATGACCTGCCGCCGTTCTCGCTGCACCTCGATCAGTTCACTGCGAAGTTCCAGCCCCTCGGCAGCGCCCAGGCCGGAGCGCCGAGACTGTTCCGCGCCGAGGGAACGTACGGGTCCAAGCCCGGCGAGGCCGAGAAGCCGTTCGACATCACGGTCAACCACCCACTCTCGATCGATGGCACCTCCGTCTATCTCGTGGGCCAGGGCTACGCGCCGGTCATCAAGGTGACCGATGCCAAGGGCGATGTCGTGTTCGAGGACGCCGTACCGTTCCTGCCGACCGACCCGTCGTACACCTCGAACGGCGTGGTGAAGGTTCCCGGCGCAGAACCCGAGGAGCTCGGCTTCCAAGGCTTCTTCCTGCCGACGGCAATTTCCGGTGAGGACGGGATCTCGATCTCGGCCTTCCCCGGTGCTGCCAATCCGCTGCTCGGCCTCTTCGTCTGGCATGGCGATCTGGGCCTCGATGACGGACTCCCGCAGTCGGTCTACGTGCTCGACAAGACCAAGATGAAGCAATACCTGGGCCCGAACGGCAAGGGCTTCCGCATCAGCCTGAGCCAGGGTCAGGAGGCTGATCTTCCGGGTGGCGGCACGATCCAGTTCGTCGAGCTGCGCCAGTTCGTACGGTTCCAGTTCAGCTCGTCACCGTTGGTCAAGGTCCCGCTGTTCGGGATCGTGGCCGGACTGCTCGGTCTGATGATCTCGTTGTCGGTCAAGCCAAGAAGGACCTGGATTCGAGCCCGCCGGGAAGGCTCACGTACCGTTGTCGATGTTGCAGCGCTTGACCGAGTGCCCCGCGACGACCTGCCGGCTGACCTGGACGAGTTCCTCACCCGATTCAGGCACGCACTGACAGAGGAGAAGTCATGA
- the menD gene encoding 2-succinyl-5-enolpyruvyl-6-hydroxy-3-cyclohexene-1-carboxylic-acid synthase: MSATETAQYLVHQLIARDVKDAVIAPGSRSGPLALALHAADAQGLIRLHVRVDEREAGFLALGLAKSSRRPVPVVTTSGTAVANLHPAMLEALHAGVPVIAVTADRPGRLRGTGANQTTEQRKIFPGIQFTSDPWEAVRFTGPRHLNLELDEPLIEPVAWDFSARRPTESSTFTEPLVHAKLEVGPQTVVVAGDDSQQAARELAEQGGWPLFAEPTSGSRTGDNALAAYRLVLQHSPLTEQIERVISFGHSTLSRPITQLLSRTDIEIVHVGTPGTFPVPAGGNVRFVDVVEAAADDDGWLSSWLDADKVATAAIDAVLDGATPYDVARTINHGVPPDGLLFVGSSNPVRDLDLVAASYPVGEHRLILGNRGLAGIDGTLSSAIGAALGRSSSRAIAYVGDLTFLHGSNGLLMGPGEPRPDLTIVVASDDGGSIFSTLEQGSPEYADSFERVYATPTGADISALCAAYGVPHHTVGPKDLAAALAEQATGMRVLEVPVDRLGRQDLTSAIDAAVRTSLQP; this comes from the coding sequence ATGAGTGCCACGGAGACCGCGCAGTACCTCGTTCACCAGCTCATCGCGCGTGACGTCAAAGACGCCGTCATCGCACCCGGTTCTCGATCGGGTCCGCTGGCTCTGGCTCTCCACGCCGCGGATGCCCAGGGGCTCATCCGACTGCACGTCCGGGTCGATGAGCGCGAAGCAGGATTCCTCGCCCTAGGCCTCGCGAAGTCCTCCCGTCGACCAGTCCCGGTCGTGACAACGTCTGGCACGGCCGTCGCCAACCTGCATCCGGCCATGCTGGAGGCGCTCCACGCTGGCGTTCCGGTCATCGCGGTGACAGCGGATCGGCCTGGTCGGCTCCGTGGCACGGGTGCCAATCAGACGACTGAGCAGCGCAAGATCTTCCCTGGCATCCAGTTCACCTCGGATCCGTGGGAAGCCGTGCGGTTCACCGGCCCGCGGCACCTCAACCTCGAGCTCGACGAACCGCTGATCGAGCCGGTCGCGTGGGATTTCTCCGCCCGTCGACCGACGGAGTCCTCGACCTTCACCGAACCACTGGTCCACGCAAAGCTCGAGGTTGGACCGCAGACCGTTGTGGTCGCTGGCGATGATTCTCAACAGGCGGCACGAGAGCTTGCGGAGCAGGGTGGTTGGCCGCTGTTCGCCGAACCCACTTCTGGTTCACGTACGGGCGACAACGCGCTGGCGGCTTACCGACTGGTGCTCCAGCACTCACCACTCACAGAACAGATCGAGCGGGTCATCAGCTTCGGGCACTCGACGCTGTCTCGCCCCATCACCCAGCTGCTCAGCCGCACCGACATCGAGATCGTCCACGTCGGCACACCCGGCACGTTCCCAGTGCCGGCTGGCGGGAACGTCCGCTTCGTCGACGTGGTCGAAGCCGCAGCCGATGATGATGGTTGGCTGAGCTCGTGGCTGGACGCCGACAAGGTGGCCACTGCTGCGATAGACGCTGTGCTCGACGGGGCCACGCCGTACGACGTTGCGCGCACGATCAACCACGGCGTTCCGCCTGACGGGTTGCTGTTCGTCGGATCGTCCAACCCGGTCCGCGACCTCGACCTGGTCGCCGCGTCCTACCCGGTCGGCGAGCATCGGTTGATTCTCGGCAACCGCGGCCTCGCCGGAATCGACGGCACGCTCTCGTCGGCAATTGGCGCTGCTCTCGGTCGCTCCTCGAGCCGCGCGATTGCGTATGTCGGCGACCTGACCTTCCTCCACGGCAGCAACGGGCTGCTCATGGGACCCGGAGAGCCGCGTCCTGATCTCACGATCGTGGTCGCCTCCGACGATGGCGGCAGCATCTTCTCAACGCTGGAGCAAGGCTCACCGGAGTACGCGGATTCGTTCGAGCGGGTCTATGCCACTCCGACCGGGGCGGACATCAGCGCCCTGTGCGCGGCGTACGGAGTGCCTCACCACACGGTTGGTCCCAAGGATCTGGCGGCTGCGCTAGCGGAGCAGGCGACCGGCATGCGCGTGCTCGAGGTGCCCGTCGACCGCCTCGGTCGGCAGGACCTCACGTCCGCGATCGACGCTGCCGTACGCACTTCTTTACAACCCTGA
- a CDS encoding cytochrome c biogenesis protein CcdA has product MTDWFVETVGSGSLILAVPIAVLAGLVSFFSPCVLPLLPGYLSYMTGVGVQDLDTARRGRMLTGSVLFVLGFSVIFVAGGTLFGSIGLRLAEHQRTVSIVMGIVVIALGFVFMGFIPFMQREVKIHAVPAVGLAVAPLLGALFAFGWIPCVGPTLGAVLGLANTEGTAARGAFLSFTYCLGLGIPFVLAALGFGRFMRAIAWVKQNQRAVNVAGGLMLVAVGILLVTGAYDSLADSLRSSFGTGTSAI; this is encoded by the coding sequence GTGACCGACTGGTTCGTCGAAACGGTCGGTTCAGGATCGTTGATCCTGGCTGTGCCCATCGCAGTGCTTGCGGGACTCGTCTCCTTCTTCTCACCGTGTGTGCTTCCGCTGCTGCCCGGCTACCTCTCTTATATGACCGGTGTTGGCGTGCAGGATCTCGACACCGCACGACGTGGCCGGATGCTGACAGGCTCGGTCCTGTTCGTGCTCGGCTTCTCCGTCATCTTCGTCGCGGGAGGCACACTGTTCGGCTCGATCGGTCTGCGATTGGCGGAACACCAGCGCACGGTCTCGATCGTGATGGGCATCGTGGTCATCGCACTCGGCTTCGTGTTCATGGGATTCATCCCGTTCATGCAGCGTGAGGTCAAGATCCACGCCGTCCCGGCTGTGGGCCTGGCCGTCGCTCCACTTCTGGGAGCGCTGTTCGCATTCGGCTGGATCCCGTGTGTCGGGCCGACGCTCGGTGCTGTGCTCGGCCTCGCCAACACCGAGGGCACCGCCGCGAGAGGCGCGTTCCTCTCTTTCACGTATTGCCTCGGCCTCGGCATCCCCTTCGTACTCGCGGCACTGGGATTCGGACGCTTCATGCGTGCGATCGCGTGGGTCAAGCAGAATCAGCGCGCCGTGAACGTCGCCGGCGGCCTCATGCTGGTTGCCGTTGGCATCCTGCTCGTCACGGGCGCGTATGACTCATTGGCCGACAGCCTTCGCAGCTCGTTCGGCACCGGGACGTCGGCAATATGA
- a CDS encoding AMP-binding protein, with protein MSLRPVAGSPREVLALLEPWVRDGGEPIVVRTSGSTGTAKDVVLSHAAVMASAHAALDRLGGPGQWLSAIPATGVGGLQVLVRSIIAGTDPVFADEYDDIPSAIAGMNGDRRYASLVPTQLHRLADNLSVLSGLDAVVIGGAATPGSLLAQSRDAGVNVVRAYGMSETCGGCVYDGVPLDGVQIRVDDEHQVHLAGPMLFDRYGDPDVPTDVVDGWFATNDLGEIDDHGRLTITGRSDDVIISGGVNIPLPAVTEALRGHEGVGDAIAVGVPDDEWGTRVVAYVVPADAVCLDGLRLDEVRDAIEAAGLPRTWAPREVVLVDALPLLPGGKVDRQALRRL; from the coding sequence GTGAGTTTGCGTCCGGTTGCAGGGTCGCCGCGTGAGGTGCTGGCCCTGCTCGAACCCTGGGTTCGCGACGGCGGTGAGCCGATCGTCGTACGTACATCTGGCAGCACTGGAACCGCGAAGGATGTCGTGCTCTCGCATGCCGCTGTGATGGCGTCAGCTCACGCTGCACTCGACCGGCTCGGCGGCCCGGGGCAGTGGCTGTCGGCGATTCCGGCGACGGGAGTTGGGGGCCTGCAGGTGCTCGTCCGCTCGATCATCGCTGGTACTGATCCGGTGTTCGCCGACGAGTACGACGACATCCCATCAGCCATCGCCGGGATGAACGGAGATCGGCGCTATGCCTCGTTGGTGCCGACCCAACTGCATCGCCTCGCGGACAACCTCTCGGTGCTTTCCGGACTTGATGCCGTCGTGATCGGCGGAGCGGCGACTCCGGGATCGCTGCTTGCCCAATCGCGCGATGCTGGCGTGAACGTCGTCCGCGCCTACGGGATGAGTGAGACCTGCGGCGGCTGCGTATATGACGGTGTGCCGCTCGACGGCGTGCAGATTCGCGTCGACGACGAGCATCAGGTGCACCTTGCGGGACCCATGCTCTTCGACCGCTACGGCGATCCCGATGTGCCGACAGACGTCGTCGACGGCTGGTTTGCGACCAACGACCTCGGCGAGATCGACGACCATGGTCGACTGACGATCACCGGCCGCAGCGACGACGTGATCATCAGCGGTGGCGTCAACATCCCACTGCCTGCGGTCACTGAGGCATTGCGAGGGCACGAGGGTGTCGGCGATGCGATCGCCGTCGGCGTACCGGATGACGAGTGGGGCACCCGAGTGGTCGCCTATGTCGTACCAGCTGATGCCGTTTGCCTTGATGGTCTGCGGCTCGATGAGGTGCGCGACGCCATTGAAGCGGCAGGTCTCCCGCGTACGTGGGCCCCACGTGAGGTCGTACTTGTCGACGCTCTGCCGCTGTTGCCGGGCGGCAAGGTTGACCGCCAAGCCCTCCGGCGTCTCTAG
- a CDS encoding PLP-dependent cysteine synthase family protein, producing MPKTSTEDRAWIAEAIRRVDADANRSADTHLHVLPIPVPGIELYLKDESVHPTGSLKHRLARSLFLYALCNGWIGPKSTVIEASSGSTAVSEAFFARLIDLPFVAVMPATTSPEKIALIEFYGGRCHLVDDPAMIYDEAKRLEAECNGHYMDQFTYAERATDWRGNNNIAESIFEQMQAEPHPCPTWVVVGAGTGGTSATIGRFVRYRRFKTRVAVADPENSAFYGGWESDSSDVTTDTPSRIEGIGRMRIEPSFVGGVIDDMVHVPDAASIAAMRWVSGILGRPVGGSTGTNVWASLQLIGQMREAGEEGSVVTLLCDGGERYAHTYFDESWLKAKGLDITPYADALAEFEKTGVLPAV from the coding sequence GTGCCGAAGACATCGACTGAGGATCGCGCCTGGATCGCCGAGGCGATTCGCCGAGTCGACGCTGACGCCAATCGCAGCGCCGACACACACCTCCATGTCCTGCCGATCCCGGTGCCGGGCATCGAGCTCTACCTCAAGGACGAGTCGGTCCACCCAACCGGCAGCCTCAAGCACCGCCTGGCTCGATCGCTGTTCCTGTACGCACTGTGCAACGGCTGGATCGGCCCCAAGAGCACCGTCATCGAGGCATCCAGCGGTTCGACGGCGGTGAGCGAGGCCTTCTTCGCCCGCCTGATCGACCTGCCATTCGTGGCTGTCATGCCGGCAACGACGAGCCCCGAGAAGATCGCGCTGATCGAGTTCTATGGCGGCCGCTGCCACCTCGTCGACGATCCGGCGATGATCTACGACGAGGCCAAGCGCCTCGAGGCCGAGTGCAACGGCCACTACATGGACCAGTTCACGTATGCCGAGCGGGCAACCGACTGGCGAGGCAACAACAACATCGCCGAGTCGATCTTCGAGCAGATGCAGGCCGAACCGCATCCATGCCCGACCTGGGTCGTCGTCGGAGCGGGTACCGGTGGCACATCAGCCACGATCGGTCGCTTCGTTCGCTATCGCCGCTTCAAGACGCGAGTGGCGGTCGCCGATCCGGAGAACTCGGCGTTCTACGGCGGCTGGGAGTCCGACAGCTCCGATGTCACGACCGACACCCCGTCTCGCATCGAAGGCATCGGTCGTATGCGGATCGAGCCGTCCTTCGTGGGCGGGGTCATCGACGACATGGTGCATGTCCCGGACGCTGCATCAATCGCCGCAATGCGATGGGTCTCCGGAATCCTCGGTCGTCCCGTGGGTGGATCGACCGGCACGAACGTCTGGGCATCGCTGCAGCTGATTGGCCAGATGCGTGAGGCCGGTGAGGAAGGCAGCGTCGTCACGCTGCTGTGCGACGGGGGAGAGCGCTACGCGCACACGTACTTCGACGAGTCCTGGCTCAAAGCCAAGGGACTCGACATCACCCCGTACGCCGACGCACTCGCCGAGTTCGAGAAGACCGGCGTCCTTCCAGCGGTCTAG
- a CDS encoding DUF4229 domain-containing protein: MKAFLTYTAARIAVFAVTFGIVWGIASIFFESGNTFSLLVLLVSLLLSSVASIFLLADLRNKLALNVQQRAERMTERLEESRRAEDID; encoded by the coding sequence ATGAAGGCTTTCTTGACCTACACCGCCGCGCGCATCGCCGTGTTCGCCGTGACCTTCGGCATCGTCTGGGGAATCGCGTCGATCTTCTTCGAGTCGGGCAACACCTTCAGCCTGCTCGTGCTGCTTGTTTCGCTCCTCCTGTCGTCGGTCGCCTCGATCTTCCTGTTGGCCGATCTCCGCAACAAGCTCGCCCTCAACGTCCAGCAGCGTGCCGAACGGATGACTGAACGTCTCGAGGAGTCGCGTCGTGCCGAAGACATCGACTGA
- a CDS encoding TlpA disulfide reductase family protein produces MTHRHRVLAAVIGALVLVTGCSGAGNRGSTGGYVTANGAITQVDPADRQLAPILEGKDLDGKPFTSEAFAGKTLVVNVWGSWCPPCRKEAPALKLVSDEYADKNVQFVGILVRDDVASARAFNRKHDITYPSIDDYSNRNGLGFASSLPAQAIPTTWIIDSKGRVAVRIVSENLTASTLSGLIDDVQAGVA; encoded by the coding sequence GTGACCCATAGGCACCGTGTCCTTGCAGCGGTGATCGGGGCACTCGTCCTGGTCACCGGTTGCAGCGGTGCCGGCAACCGAGGGTCGACCGGTGGCTACGTCACCGCGAACGGCGCGATCACCCAGGTCGATCCCGCTGATCGTCAACTGGCGCCGATCCTCGAGGGCAAAGATCTCGACGGCAAACCGTTCACGTCCGAGGCGTTCGCGGGCAAGACGCTCGTCGTGAATGTCTGGGGTTCGTGGTGCCCGCCGTGCCGCAAGGAAGCGCCGGCGCTCAAGCTCGTCTCCGACGAGTACGCCGACAAGAACGTTCAGTTCGTCGGCATCCTCGTACGCGATGACGTGGCGTCTGCCCGAGCGTTCAACCGCAAGCACGACATCACCTACCCGAGCATCGACGACTACTCGAACCGCAACGGTCTCGGCTTTGCCTCGTCGCTTCCGGCGCAGGCAATCCCGACGACCTGGATCATCGACTCAAAGGGTCGCGTTGCAGTACGCATCGTGTCTGAGAACCTCACCGCATCGACCCTGTCCGGCTTGATCGATGACGTACAGGCTGGTGTGGCGTGA